Proteins found in one Penaeus vannamei isolate JL-2024 chromosome 29, ASM4276789v1, whole genome shotgun sequence genomic segment:
- the LOC138867271 gene encoding uncharacterized protein — MGRQRRQQLTAAGGTPISGQGTKSASVKLGICCWNVRTLLDRTDSGYPERKTALVDRELARYGIDIAALSETRLTGHGNLTEQNYTFYWSGGVSHQAGVAFAIQNGLRLESFPEGISNRLMKLGLPLSSKCQLTLLSVYALTMTHYITSKTNFYVSLGQVLNVPRTDKLLILGDFNARVGRDSETWGCVLGQHGRGKCNSNGNMLLELCTEHDLAITNTFFKTPDKCYNSWCHPRSKQWHLLVYVLVRRDDLKDICSTHVMRGADCDRSSIVTEAIFGLPIQAKAVSSDAHWNNLRKAVYSAAKETLGHPQRHHQDWFEDNEEIHNLLAEWLDKAAELQDFADAGNSKAFFDGLKAVYGPRQSGSNPVLSADGSQLHYTPSDILSRWWEHFQGLLNRPSTVDNSAISRLNQHPIRSDLGIPPTEAELTLALKLLSNGKAPGADGIPAEVFKKGGHALHHKLLVLFQTYWEAGNLPQDFRDATIITLFKQKGDRRDCGNHRGISLLSIAGKILAEVVLMRLHKISEDVLPESQSGFRRGRGTVDMIFAFRQLQEKAMEQNMPLYAVFVDFTKAFDTVDRDALCGNNSDAFEVLHGVKQGCVLAPTFFAMYLAAMLENMPSNLNKGIFIRTRTDGGLFNLSRLRSHWKILMQCIRELLYADDSALVAHLLKDIQEIMDGFTKSSAEFGLTINAQKTEVLYQPPPGQPHVPTNVLLNRTPLNDVTMFRYLGSMRCRAGLSHQVCVSHFHETKGSSVESERSEKKHRDEGISGCGHANPTLLRLTHFIGDISIG, encoded by the exons ATGGGTAGACAGCGAAGGCAGCAG CTTACCGCGGCTGGCGGGACTCCAATAAGCGGTCAAGGAACTAAATCTGCCTCAGTGAAACTGGGTATTTGTTGCTGGAATGTTCGCACACTTCTGGATAGAACTGATTCAGGTTACCCCGAACGAAAGACAGCTCTCGTCGATCGGGAACTGGCTCGTTATGGCATTGATATAGCTGCACTCTCAGAAACCAGACTTACTGGTCATGGTAATCTCACAGAGCAGAACTACACCTTCTATTGGTCTGGTGGGGTCTCACATCAAGCTGGTGTTGCCTTCGCAATTCAAAATGGGCTTCGACTTGAGTCCTTTCCAGAGGGTATATCTAACCGGCTGATGAAGTTAGGACTCCCGCTCAGCAGTAAATGTCAACTTACACTATTGAGCGTCTATGCATTGACTATGACACACTATATAACATCAAAAACTAACTTTTATGTAAGCCTGGGCCAAGTGCTCAATGTTCCACGAACTGACAAACTACTGATTTTGGGAGATTTTAACGCTAGGgtggggagagacagtgagacatgGGGCTGTGTCCTGGGCCAGCATGGTCGCGGTAAATGCAACTCAAATGGTAACATGCTTTTGGAACTATGCACAGAACACGACTTAGCTATCACAAACACATTTTTCAAAACACCAGATAAATGTTATAACTCCTGGTGTCACCCTCGGTCTAAACAATGGCACCTTTTGGTCTATGTGTTGGTGCGCCGGGACGACCTAAAAGATATATGTTCCACCCATGTTATGAGAGGTGCAGACTGTGACAGATCATCTATTG TCACTGAAGCCATCTTTGGGCTGCCCATCCAGGCCAAGGCTGTGTCAAGTGACGCACACTGGAACAACCTCAGAAAAGCAGTCTACTCTGCTGCTAAAGAAACGCTGGGTCACCCACAGCGCCATCATCAGGACTGGTTTGAGGACAACGAAGAAATCCATAACCTTTTAGCCGAA TGGTTGGACAAGGCTGCTGAGTTGCAAGACTTTGCCGATGCAGGAAACTCAAAAGCTTTCTTTGATGGTTTGAAGGCTGTCTACGGCCCAAGGCAGAGTGGTTCCAACCCAGTTCTTAGTGCTGATGGATCACAACTCCACTACACACCCAGTGACATTCTGTCCAGGTGGTGGGAGCACTTTCAAGGGCTCCTCAATCGACCATCTACAGTGGACAACAGCGCTATTAGCAGGTTAAATCAACATCCCATTCGCAGTGATCTAGGCATCCCACCTACTGAGGCTGAGCTCACTCTTGCTCTGAAACTGCTGAGCAATGGCAAAGCTCCTGGTGCTGACGGCATCCCTGCAGAGGTTTTCAAAAAGGGAGGCCATGCACTTCATCACAAGCTTCTTGTTCTCTTCCAAACCTACTGGGAAGCCGGCAATCTACCACAGGACTTCCGTGATGCAACAATCATCACACTCTTCAAACAAAAAGGTGACCGCCGTGACTGTGGAAACCACAGGGGAATATCACTGCTATCAATTGCAGGCAAAATCCTCGCCGAAGTCGTCCTGATGCGACTACATAAAATATCTGAAGATGTACTGCCAGAAAGTCAGTCCGGTTTTCGTCGAGGGCGTGGTACCGTAGACATGATATTTGCCTTCAGGCAGCTCCAAGAAAAAGCAATGGAGCAGAACATGCCACTATACGCAGTGTTTGTTGACTTTACGAAGGCATTTGATACTGTTGATCGTGACGCCTTATG TGGTAATAATTCAGATGCCTTTGAGGTGCTACATGGTGTCAAGCAGGGCTGTGTTCTAGCCCCAACGTTCTTTGCCATGTACCTTGCTGCAATGCTGGAAAACATGCCATCAAATTTGAACAAAGGCATATTTATCCGTACACGTACGGATGGTGGTCTTTTCAACTTATCGAGACTGCGGTCTCACTGGAAAATCCTGATGCAATGTATCCGTGAACTACTATATGCCGATGACTCTGCACTTGTAGCTCACTTGCTTAAGGACATCCAGGAAATAATGGATGGCTTCACAAAATCATCAGCTGAGTTTGGCCTTACAATCAATGCCCAAAAGACTGAGGTACTTTACCAACCACCACCTGGCCAACCTCATGTTCCCACAAATGTGCTGTTGAACAGAACCCCACTGAATGACGTAACTATGTTTCGTTATCTAGGTTCAATGAGATGCAGAGCTGGACTGTCACATCAAGTCTGCGTCAGCCACTTTCACGAGACTAAAGGATCGAGTGTGGAGTCAGAAAGATCTGAAAAGAAGCACAGAGATGAGGGTATATCGGGCTGTGGTCATGCTAACCCTACTCTGCTGAGACTTACACACTTTATCGGAGACATATCCATCGGCTAG